A window of Halomonas sp. H10-9-1 contains these coding sequences:
- the gloB gene encoding hydroxyacylglutathione hydrolase translates to MLSVTPIPAFSDNYIWLLRQDTTPDVCVVDPGDAAPVIELLERESLTLSTILITHHHRDHTGGLAELIERYSPRVIGPDNESIGGIDTPVTEGDEVRVMGRLFEVIAVPGHTLDHIAFFTAGIPPLLFGGDALFSAGCGRLFEGTPEQMHASLEKLAALPDDTLVFAAHEYTQANLRFALAADPHNPDVAQAMEECQRARELERPTLPTSMAREKRINPFLRVADAGVRQAASAHGDVDSDEATFATLRAWKDNF, encoded by the coding sequence ATGTTGAGCGTGACACCGATTCCCGCCTTTAGCGATAACTATATCTGGCTTCTGCGCCAGGACACGACCCCCGACGTGTGCGTGGTAGACCCGGGCGATGCCGCCCCGGTCATCGAGCTTCTCGAACGCGAGTCGCTGACGCTCTCCACGATCCTGATCACTCATCATCACCGGGACCACACCGGCGGCCTTGCCGAGCTCATCGAGCGCTATTCCCCGCGAGTGATCGGGCCCGACAACGAGTCCATCGGCGGCATCGATACCCCGGTGACCGAAGGGGATGAGGTTCGCGTCATGGGACGGCTGTTCGAGGTGATCGCGGTACCCGGGCACACCCTGGATCATATCGCCTTCTTCACCGCCGGCATCCCGCCGCTGCTGTTCGGTGGCGATGCCCTGTTCAGCGCAGGCTGTGGCCGCCTCTTCGAGGGCACGCCAGAGCAGATGCACGCCTCGCTGGAAAAGCTTGCTGCCCTGCCCGACGACACCCTTGTGTTCGCCGCTCATGAATATACCCAGGCCAATCTGCGCTTTGCACTGGCCGCCGACCCCCACAACCCGGACGTGGCCCAGGCCATGGAGGAGTGCCAGCGGGCACGGGAGCTTGAACGCCCCACCCTGCCCACTTCCATGGCCCGCGAGAAACGCATCAATCCCTTCCTGCGCGTGGCAGATGCCGGCGTACGCCAGGCCGCCTCGGCCCATGGCGACGTCGACAGCGACGAGGCGACCTTCGCCACCCTGCGCGCCTGGAAGGATAACTTCTGA
- a CDS encoding methyltransferase domain-containing protein produces the protein MSTETSAQRLAALYREGQAFWSSPAGQAVRHAERACLGPACERLFGVHSLELGFGDLLADMCPVRHPLSWAPTRELAETSSTLVCAPDALPLPDDSLSLVVVHHLLEVAPDPHHMLQEAARVTADEGRLILFGWMPFSAGGMGRLSPARRRALPWRGQWRAPGRLRDWLAFVDFEIERVDYCAFHLPGRLPRNTLFETLGRRHNLPLGDSYMIQACRRPQLIQTRGGRLRFTAPLGGSALGAARLARSRREESERLSEAMPADSHRSSALEAIDSHRQQA, from the coding sequence ATGTCAACCGAGACCAGCGCTCAGCGCCTCGCCGCGCTGTACCGAGAGGGCCAGGCCTTCTGGTCCTCACCGGCGGGTCAGGCCGTGCGTCACGCCGAGCGAGCCTGCCTGGGGCCGGCCTGCGAGAGGCTCTTCGGCGTGCACAGCCTTGAACTCGGTTTCGGTGATCTGCTGGCCGACATGTGCCCGGTGCGCCATCCACTGAGCTGGGCCCCCACCCGCGAGCTGGCAGAGACATCCTCCACCCTGGTCTGCGCTCCCGATGCGCTGCCGCTCCCCGATGACAGCCTCAGCCTGGTGGTGGTGCACCATCTGCTGGAGGTTGCCCCGGACCCCCACCACATGCTTCAGGAGGCGGCGCGGGTGACCGCCGACGAGGGGCGGCTCATCCTCTTCGGCTGGATGCCGTTCTCCGCCGGGGGCATGGGGCGGTTGTCGCCGGCCCGGCGACGGGCGCTGCCGTGGCGGGGCCAGTGGCGCGCTCCCGGACGCCTGCGGGACTGGCTGGCGTTTGTCGACTTCGAGATCGAGCGGGTAGACTACTGCGCTTTCCACCTGCCCGGCCGGCTGCCCCGCAATACGCTGTTCGAGACCCTGGGGCGCCGTCACAACCTGCCGTTGGGCGACAGCTACATGATCCAGGCGTGCCGCCGGCCGCAACTGATCCAGACCCGGGGAGGCCGGCTGCGCTTCACCGCGCCCCTGGGGGGCTCGGCGTTGGGTGCCGCCCGCCTGGCACGGTCCAGGAGAGAGGAAAGCGAGAGGTTGAGTGAGGCGATGCCGGCGGACTCCCACCGGTCATCCGCCCTTGAAGCCATCGACAGTCACCGACAGCAGGCGTGA
- a CDS encoding transglycosylase SLT domain-containing protein: protein MTYHTTRRRLFAFASSAALLGALMTAGAHSQAATLERGHTGTAQHGAIQPAPGNMTQHFWDALALETRDAWSRLRDSFQWQNDLHDPRVQAWIDHYRQSPHNIAEITERARPWLAWITQKVEERGLPGEIALIPFIESSFDPGARSHRGAAGLWQFMPRTGDSLGLSRQHGYDGRLDVVASTYAALDYIEQQADQWYEGDIELSLAAYNAGAGTVNKARRRAIAQGKGGDYWSLSLPRETMNYVPKLKAIAAIINAPDDYQVALPEIEDAPAFAKIPVERPMRLDEVARLAGVSQVTIAELNPGVTGGAIRPGNDRVLLVPIERADEMLARLDAPTIPHTAQDSRYVVRHGDTLADIAARQGISVAELRQANGIAGNLIQPGQALELPTRSLASR, encoded by the coding sequence ATGACCTACCACACCACTCGCCGCAGGCTATTCGCCTTCGCCAGCAGCGCTGCCCTTCTGGGCGCCCTGATGACCGCCGGCGCCCACAGCCAGGCCGCCACACTCGAACGCGGCCACACCGGCACCGCACAGCACGGCGCCATTCAGCCCGCCCCCGGCAACATGACCCAGCACTTCTGGGACGCCCTGGCGCTGGAGACCCGTGACGCCTGGAGCCGGTTGCGCGACAGCTTCCAGTGGCAGAACGACCTGCACGATCCACGCGTGCAGGCCTGGATCGATCACTATCGCCAGTCCCCGCACAACATTGCCGAAATCACCGAGCGTGCCCGCCCCTGGCTGGCCTGGATCACCCAGAAGGTCGAGGAGCGGGGTCTGCCCGGGGAGATCGCCCTGATCCCCTTCATCGAGAGCTCCTTCGACCCGGGCGCACGCTCCCACCGCGGCGCCGCCGGCCTGTGGCAGTTCATGCCACGCACCGGCGACTCCCTGGGGCTCTCCCGCCAGCACGGCTATGACGGACGCCTCGACGTGGTGGCCTCCACCTATGCGGCCCTGGACTATATCGAGCAACAGGCGGACCAGTGGTACGAGGGGGACATCGAGCTCTCCCTGGCGGCCTACAATGCCGGTGCCGGCACCGTCAACAAGGCCCGTCGCCGGGCCATTGCCCAGGGCAAGGGAGGCGACTACTGGAGCCTCTCGTTGCCGCGGGAGACCATGAACTACGTCCCCAAGCTCAAGGCCATCGCCGCCATCATCAACGCCCCTGACGACTACCAGGTCGCCCTCCCCGAGATCGAGGACGCCCCGGCCTTCGCCAAGATCCCCGTTGAGCGCCCGATGCGCCTGGACGAGGTCGCCCGCCTCGCCGGCGTCTCCCAGGTCACCATCGCCGAGCTCAACCCGGGGGTGACCGGCGGTGCCATCCGGCCCGGCAACGACCGGGTACTGCTGGTGCCCATCGAGCGAGCCGACGAAATGTTGGCCCGCCTCGACGCCCCGACGATCCCGCACACGGCTCAGGACTCGCGCTACGTAGTGCGCCACGGCGATACCCTGGCGGATATCGCCGCTCGCCAGGGCATCAGCGTTGCCGAGCTGCGCCAGGCCAACGGCATCGCCGGCAACCTGATTCAGCCCGGACAGGCGCTCGAGCTGCCGACGCGCAGCCTCGCCTCGCGCTGA